The Medicago truncatula cultivar Jemalong A17 chromosome 4, MtrunA17r5.0-ANR, whole genome shotgun sequence genome includes a region encoding these proteins:
- the LOC25492797 gene encoding inorganic pyrophosphatase TTM2 isoform X2: MANNTSNSDSHHKRLGLLKDQVHLVKRKDSNRYVISSIQDQLSFEKGFFIVIRACQLLAQKNDGIILVGVAGPSGAGKTIFTEKILNFMPSIAVISMDNYNDASRIVDGNFDDPRLTDYDTLLQNLQDLKEGKTVQVPIYDFKSSSRVGYRTVEAPSSRIVIIEGIYALSEKLRTLLDLRVSVTGGVHLDLVKRVIRDIQRAGQEPEEIIYQISETVYPMYKAFIEPDLQTAHIKIINKFNPFTGFQSPTYILKSARNVAVDQIKAVLSEDFKETTEQTYDIYLLPPGEDPETCQSYLRMRNKDGKYSLMFEEWVTDSPFVISPRITFEVSVRLLGGLMALGYTIATILKRNSHVFSDDRACVKLDWLEQLNRHYVQVQGRDRLVLKDIGDQLGLEGSYIPRTYIEQIQLERLVNEVMALPDDLKTKLSLDEDLVSSPKEALSRASADMVALRNKNMRSGLSQSYTNQRDKNAAKVNGYFSNNRGFGERNSDSSTTLVNKGAISQLSEQISALNDRMDEFTNRIEELNCKLTFKNNSPSQQNMSAQAEACNGSAPTSYFINSLGNGSLTGSKISHSSSSSQLNKDSPLMDEISGIARGQRQIMHQMDNLNNLLRGSLGEKSQQTRTNKKNITTDSNSIAATVIVVVAVGCLGIFLMKGLLTRK, encoded by the exons ATGGCGAACAATACTTCTAATTCTGATTCCCATCATAAACGTCTTGGTCTTTTAAAAGATCAAGTTCATTTGGTTAAAAGGAAAGACTCTAATCGCTATGTGATTTCTTCAATACAAGATCAACTATCATTTGAGAAGGGGTTTTTCATTGTGATTCGTGCGTGCCAACTGTTAGCCCAAAAGAATGATGGAATAATATTGGTTGGGGTGGCGGGTCCTTCAGGAGCTGGGAAGACTATATTTACCGAAAAGATACTCAACTTCATGCCCAGCATTGCTGTCATTTCAATGGATAATTACAACGATGCTAGTCGAATTGTTGATGGCAACTTTGATG ATCCACGCTTAACTGACTATGATACATTGCTCCAGAATTTACAAGATTTAAAGGAAGGGAAGACGGTCCAGGTTCCGATATATGATTTCAAGTCCAGTTCACGCGTAGGATACAG GACTGTAGAAGCACCGAGTTCCCGTATTGTGATTATTGAGGGTATCTATGCCTTGAGTGAGAAGTTGCGAACATTGCTGGACCTTCGAGTTTCTGTTACAGGTGGAGTTCACCTTGACCTTGTAAAGCGAGTGATACGTGACATACAACGTGCAGGCCAAGAACCCGAAgaaattatttatcaaatatCTGAGACG GTATATCCAATGTACAAGGCTTTTATTGAGCCAGATCTTCAGACGGCTCATATAAAAATCATTAACAAATTTAATCCATTTACTGGATTCCAGAGCCCtacttatatattaaag TCAGCAAGAAATGTAGCAGTTGATCAAATTAAAGCTGTTCTCTCTGAAGATTTTAAGGAAACAACTGAGCAAACTTATGACATATATCTTCTACCTCCTGGTGAAGATCCAGAAACATGCCAATCGTATTTAAGGATGCGAAACAAGGATGGGAAATACAGTCTCATGTTTGAg GAATGGGTGACAGATAGTCCCTTTGTCATATCACCGAGAATTACTTTTGAGGTCAGTGTGCGCCTCCTTGGTGGACTAATGGCCTTGGGATATACGATAGCTACTATCCTTAAGAGAAACAGTCATGTCTTTTCTGATGATAGGGCTTGTGTGAAACTAGATTGGCTTGAGCAACTTAATCGACATTATGTTCAG GTACAAGGGAGAGATCGGTTGGTTTTGAAAGACATAGGAGATCAGCTGGGTCTCGAAGGTTCCTACATTCCTCGTACATACATTGAGCAAATTCAACTCGAAAGGCTCGTGAATGAGGTTATG GCCCTACCAGATGATTTGAAGACAAAGCTCAGCCTAGATGAGGATTTGGTTTCAAGCCCCAAAGAAGCACTTTCTAGAGCCTCTGCTGACATGGTTGCCCTGAGAAATAAGAATATGAGGAG TGGATTGTCTCAGTCATATACAAATCAAAGGGACAAAAATGCAGCCAAAGTTAATGGATATTTTTCCAACAATCGGGGTTTTGGGGAAAGAAATTCAGATTCCTCAACAACACTAGTAAATAAG GGAGCTATTAGTCAGCTTTCAGAACAGATTTCTGCCCTCAATGATAGAATGGATGAATTTACAAATCGTATTGAAGAGCTGAATTGCAAGCTAACCTTTAAGAATAATTCTCCAAGCCAGCAAAATATGTCAGCTCAAGCTGAAGCCTGCAATGGTTCTGCTCCAACGTCTTACTTCATTAACAGTTTGGGCAATGGTAGCTTAACTGGTTCTAAGATTTCACATTCCTCGTCTTCATCACAATTAAATAAGGACTCTCCCTTAATGGATGAG ATATCTGGCATTGCACGTGGTCAACGTCAAATCATGCATCAAATGGACAATCTCAATAATCTTCTCCGGGGTAGCTTGGGGGAGAAGTCTCAGCAAACAAGAACCAACAAGAAAAACATAACAACAGATTCAAATTCCATTGCAGCTACCGTTATCGTGGTAGTCGCAGTTGGTTGTTTGGGGATCTTCTTGATGAAAGGTTTGTTGACCCGAAAGTGA
- the LOC25492799 gene encoding PI-PLC X-box domain-containing protein DDB_G0293730, with product MLKKMGSQVSKQIEKRKTIQTEEKTLSDLKSLGENYPGCDYHPSDRKNWMANLNPDKLKIKMIVWPGTHDSATDKIGIPGISRPFAQCQTLSIYNQLVRGTRVFDIRVQEDRRVCHGILLTYSVDVVIKDIKKFLSETVSEIIILEVRTEFGHNDPPEFDKYLEENLGEYLVHQDDNVFDKTIAEVLPKRVICVWKPRNSTQPKAKSSLWSAGYLRDNWINTDLPLTKFESNMKYLSQQEHVVSRKYFYRVENTVTPVPDNPVLCVKPVTERIHRYARFFISQCFSKGCGDKLQIFSTDFIDLDFVDACVGLTHARVEGKA from the coding sequence ATGTTAAAGAAAATGGGTTCTCAGGTGTCGAAACAAATCGAAAAACGAAAAACAATCCAAACAGAAGAGAAAACTCTATCTGATCTAAAAAGCTTAGGAGAAAACTACCCTGGTTGTGATTACCACCCATCAGACAGAAAAAACTGGATGGCAAATCTCAACCCTGACAAACTTAAGATCAAAATGATTGTTTGGCCTGGAACACATGATTCTGCAACGGACAAAATCGGCATACCAGGAATCTCTCGTCCTTTCGCACAATGCCAAACCTTATCCATCTATAATCAGCTTGTAAGAGGAACACGGGTGTTCGACATTCGCGTGCAAGAGGATCGAAGAGTATGTCACGGAATTCTCCTCACGTACAGCGTAGACGTTGTCATAAAAGACATAAAAAAGTTCTTATCAGAAACCGTATCCGAAATCATAATCCTCGAGGTTAGAACTGAGTTTGGTCACAATGATCCACCCGAATTCGACAAGTACCTCGAAGAAAACTTAGGCGAGTACTTGGTTCACCAAGATGATAATGTTTTTGATAAGACTATTGCAGAGGTGCTACCAAAAAGAGTTATATGCGTTTGGAAGCCGAGAAATTCGACACAACCGAAGGCAAAGAGTAGTCTTTGGAGTGCAGGGTATCTAAGGGACAATTGGATTAACACAGATTTGCCATTAACAAAGTTTGAGAGTAATATGAAGTATTTGAGCCAACAGGAACATGTTGTGTCTAGAAAATACTTTTATAGAGTTGAGAATACTGTTACGCCTGTTCCTGATAACCCTGTTTTATGCGTGAAACCTGTGACAGAACGCATTCATAGATATGCAAGATTCTTCATTAGTCAGTGCTTTTCTAAAGGGTGTGGTGATAAGTTGCAGATATTTTCTACGGATTTTATAGACTTAGATTTTGTTGATGCATGTGTTGGACTCACCCATGCAAGGGTTGAGGGTAAAGCATGA
- the LOC25492802 gene encoding probable amidase At4g34880 yields MVAVSLGTETHGSIICPADHNSVVGIKPTVGLTSRAGVIPISPRQDTIGPICRTVSDAVHVLDVIVGFDPRDYEATKSAAKFIPSGGYKQFLNKQGLNGKKIGVLRNPFLIPYKGSNVTSIFEDHLNVLRQRGATVVDNLEVENLSILMDPSQSGEMATLLLEFKLSINKFLQELIYSPVRSLAEIIEFNINNPNLEKTNEYGQDFFMASEMTSGFGESEIEAVKKMEQLSKNGVERLIKKNQLDAVLAIGSDATSMLSIGGYPAITVPAGYDRQGMPFGICFGGLKGTEPKLIEIAYDFKDNIKT; encoded by the exons ATGGTTGCAGTTTCTTTGGGGACAGAAACTCATGGCTCCATTATCTGTCCAGCTGATCACAACTCAGTAGTGGGGATCAAGCCAACTGTTGGACTCACTAGCAGGGCTGGCGTCATACCGATTTCACCTCGTCAAGATACTATTGG ACCAATATGCAGGACAGTTTCAGATGCAGTTCATGTGCTTGATGTAATTGTTGGATTTGACCCAAGAGATTATGAAGCTACAAAATCAGCAGCTAAGTTTATACCTTCAGGTGGTTATAAGCAATTCCTCAATAAACAAGGGctcaatggaaagaaaataggTGTTTTGAGGAATCCATTTTTGATTCCCTATAAAGGATCCAATGTCACTTCCATCTTTGAGGACCATCTCAATGTGTTGag ACAAAGAGGTGCAACAGTGGTGGACAATTTGGAAGTGGAAAATTTAAGCATCCTTATGGACCCTTCTCAAAGTGGTGAAATGGCAACCTTACTTTTAGAATTCAAGTTGTCCATCAACAAATTTCTGCAGGAGCTCATTTATTCTCCCGTGAGGTCTCTAGCTGAGATTATAGAATTTAACATCAACAACCCTAATTTA GAAAAGACTAATGAGTATGGGCAAGATTTCTTTATGGCATCAGAAATGACCAGTGGCTTTGGCGAAAGTGAAATCGAGGCAGTGAAGAAGATGGAGCAATTGTCAAAAAATGGGGTTGAGAGGCTGATTAAGAAGAATCAATTGGATGCAGTGTTGGCCATAGGTTCTGATGCTACTTCAATGCTGTCAATTGGAGGGTATCCTGCAATCACTGTACCAGCAGGGTATGATAGGCAAGGAATGCCATTTGGGATCTGTTTTGGAGGGTTAAAGGGAACTGAGCCAAAACTGATTGAGATTGCTTATGACTTTAAGGATAACATTAAGACCTGA
- the LOC25492798 gene encoding uncharacterized protein has translation MEETILVGDDLMMGSPSPEIASHVLQGVDLCDGILRNLFLSLQINDIEPFCQDEIALYKQCAERRDKEIRKRLQDSEFKLGSSMPLGAAKKRSTQLEAEVTSLERRLILASGVQGIEGFRTRWSLHCMAALLIPKKDWSP, from the exons ATGGAGGAAACTATTTTGGTTGGTGATGATCTAATGATGGGTTCTCCATCACCAGAAATAGCCTCTCATGTGCTTCAAGGTGTTGATCTATGTGATGGAATTCTCAGGAATCTATTTTTGA GCTTGCAAATCAACGACATTGAACCATTCTGTCAAGACGAGATTGCTCTATATAAACAATGTGCTGAAAGAAGG gatAAAGAGATAAGGAAGCGGCTTCAAGATAGTGAATTCAAATTGGGTTCGTCAATGCCTTTAGGTGCAGCCAAGAAGAGGTCTACTCAGCTTGAGGCAGAAGTTACATCATTGGAGAG GCGCTTGATTCTTGCTAGTGGAGTTCAGGGCATAGAAGGTTTCCGCACAAGATGGAGCTTGCATTGCATGGCCGCCTTACTGATTCCAA AAAAAGATTGGAGTCCTTAA
- the LOC25492797 gene encoding inorganic pyrophosphatase TTM2 isoform X1 has protein sequence MKQETATPESQIASRKRKEIKSGLMANNTSNSDSHHKRLGLLKDQVHLVKRKDSNRYVISSIQDQLSFEKGFFIVIRACQLLAQKNDGIILVGVAGPSGAGKTIFTEKILNFMPSIAVISMDNYNDASRIVDGNFDDPRLTDYDTLLQNLQDLKEGKTVQVPIYDFKSSSRVGYRTVEAPSSRIVIIEGIYALSEKLRTLLDLRVSVTGGVHLDLVKRVIRDIQRAGQEPEEIIYQISETVYPMYKAFIEPDLQTAHIKIINKFNPFTGFQSPTYILKSARNVAVDQIKAVLSEDFKETTEQTYDIYLLPPGEDPETCQSYLRMRNKDGKYSLMFEEWVTDSPFVISPRITFEVSVRLLGGLMALGYTIATILKRNSHVFSDDRACVKLDWLEQLNRHYVQVQGRDRLVLKDIGDQLGLEGSYIPRTYIEQIQLERLVNEVMALPDDLKTKLSLDEDLVSSPKEALSRASADMVALRNKNMRSGLSQSYTNQRDKNAAKVNGYFSNNRGFGERNSDSSTTLVNKGAISQLSEQISALNDRMDEFTNRIEELNCKLTFKNNSPSQQNMSAQAEACNGSAPTSYFINSLGNGSLTGSKISHSSSSSQLNKDSPLMDEISGIARGQRQIMHQMDNLNNLLRGSLGEKSQQTRTNKKNITTDSNSIAATVIVVVAVGCLGIFLMKGLLTRK, from the exons AGGAAATCAAGAGTGGTTTGATGGCGAACAATACTTCTAATTCTGATTCCCATCATAAACGTCTTGGTCTTTTAAAAGATCAAGTTCATTTGGTTAAAAGGAAAGACTCTAATCGCTATGTGATTTCTTCAATACAAGATCAACTATCATTTGAGAAGGGGTTTTTCATTGTGATTCGTGCGTGCCAACTGTTAGCCCAAAAGAATGATGGAATAATATTGGTTGGGGTGGCGGGTCCTTCAGGAGCTGGGAAGACTATATTTACCGAAAAGATACTCAACTTCATGCCCAGCATTGCTGTCATTTCAATGGATAATTACAACGATGCTAGTCGAATTGTTGATGGCAACTTTGATG ATCCACGCTTAACTGACTATGATACATTGCTCCAGAATTTACAAGATTTAAAGGAAGGGAAGACGGTCCAGGTTCCGATATATGATTTCAAGTCCAGTTCACGCGTAGGATACAG GACTGTAGAAGCACCGAGTTCCCGTATTGTGATTATTGAGGGTATCTATGCCTTGAGTGAGAAGTTGCGAACATTGCTGGACCTTCGAGTTTCTGTTACAGGTGGAGTTCACCTTGACCTTGTAAAGCGAGTGATACGTGACATACAACGTGCAGGCCAAGAACCCGAAgaaattatttatcaaatatCTGAGACG GTATATCCAATGTACAAGGCTTTTATTGAGCCAGATCTTCAGACGGCTCATATAAAAATCATTAACAAATTTAATCCATTTACTGGATTCCAGAGCCCtacttatatattaaag TCAGCAAGAAATGTAGCAGTTGATCAAATTAAAGCTGTTCTCTCTGAAGATTTTAAGGAAACAACTGAGCAAACTTATGACATATATCTTCTACCTCCTGGTGAAGATCCAGAAACATGCCAATCGTATTTAAGGATGCGAAACAAGGATGGGAAATACAGTCTCATGTTTGAg GAATGGGTGACAGATAGTCCCTTTGTCATATCACCGAGAATTACTTTTGAGGTCAGTGTGCGCCTCCTTGGTGGACTAATGGCCTTGGGATATACGATAGCTACTATCCTTAAGAGAAACAGTCATGTCTTTTCTGATGATAGGGCTTGTGTGAAACTAGATTGGCTTGAGCAACTTAATCGACATTATGTTCAG GTACAAGGGAGAGATCGGTTGGTTTTGAAAGACATAGGAGATCAGCTGGGTCTCGAAGGTTCCTACATTCCTCGTACATACATTGAGCAAATTCAACTCGAAAGGCTCGTGAATGAGGTTATG GCCCTACCAGATGATTTGAAGACAAAGCTCAGCCTAGATGAGGATTTGGTTTCAAGCCCCAAAGAAGCACTTTCTAGAGCCTCTGCTGACATGGTTGCCCTGAGAAATAAGAATATGAGGAG TGGATTGTCTCAGTCATATACAAATCAAAGGGACAAAAATGCAGCCAAAGTTAATGGATATTTTTCCAACAATCGGGGTTTTGGGGAAAGAAATTCAGATTCCTCAACAACACTAGTAAATAAG GGAGCTATTAGTCAGCTTTCAGAACAGATTTCTGCCCTCAATGATAGAATGGATGAATTTACAAATCGTATTGAAGAGCTGAATTGCAAGCTAACCTTTAAGAATAATTCTCCAAGCCAGCAAAATATGTCAGCTCAAGCTGAAGCCTGCAATGGTTCTGCTCCAACGTCTTACTTCATTAACAGTTTGGGCAATGGTAGCTTAACTGGTTCTAAGATTTCACATTCCTCGTCTTCATCACAATTAAATAAGGACTCTCCCTTAATGGATGAG ATATCTGGCATTGCACGTGGTCAACGTCAAATCATGCATCAAATGGACAATCTCAATAATCTTCTCCGGGGTAGCTTGGGGGAGAAGTCTCAGCAAACAAGAACCAACAAGAAAAACATAACAACAGATTCAAATTCCATTGCAGCTACCGTTATCGTGGTAGTCGCAGTTGGTTGTTTGGGGATCTTCTTGATGAAAGGTTTGTTGACCCGAAAGTGA
- the LOC25492800 gene encoding pentatricopeptide repeat-containing protein At2g21090, with protein sequence MPIPFKRFKPTDLCIVKPILSSKTHLSDAVSSLDVLHPRGIRLSSHILATLLRRCSDTKSYKEGKLVHLHLKLTGFKRPTTLIANHLIHMYFCCGDYVRARKVFDKMDVRNLYSWNNMISGYVKLGMMKQARGVFYKMPEKDCVSWNAMVVGYAHCGRFSEALRFYGWMRRVCVGYNEFTFASVLIVCVKLKEFELCRQIHGQVVVVGFLSNVVVSSSIVDAYAKCGKMEDAMRLFDDMTVRDIPAWTTLVSGYALCGDMDSAAEMFSQMPKKNTYSWTALIGGYARNGMAHKALGVFRKMIMHRVRPDEFTFSSCLFACATIASLKHGKQIHAFLLRNNIRPNPVVVSAVVDMYAKCGSMETARRIFNFTEHMQDVVLWNTMISALAHYGYGKEAVLMLNDMLKSGVKPNRNTLVAILNACSHSGLVCDGLQFFKSMTNDHGVIPDLEHYAHLIDLLGRAGCFVESMKDLFMIDCKPGDHVLYSLLCVCRPNGSIGVGREVAEFLIKWQPHSSAAYGLLSSIYAALVTWGLVDEARHIMDERRLRQDRSTSWIEIENEVHAFTVSDGLHPLKETLYSALGHLNNQIEDNAPYLTET encoded by the coding sequence ATGCCAATCCCATTCAAGCGCTTCAAACCCACCGATCTATGCATCGTCAAACCCATTCTCTCTTCCAAAACCCATCTCTCCGACGCTGTTTCTTCTCTTGACGTTTTACATCCCAGAGGCATTCGTTTATCTTCTCACATTCTCGCTACTCTATTGCGCCGTTGTTCTGATACCAAGTCATATAAAGAGGGTAAGCTTGTTCATCTTCATCTGAAGCTTACCGGTTTTAAACGACCCACTACACTTATTGCcaatcatttgattcatatgtaTTTTTGTTGCGGTGATTATGTTCGTGCACGTaaggtgtttgataaaatggaTGTTAGAAATTTGTATTCTTGGAATAATATGATTTCTGGGTATGTTAAATTAGGGATGATGAAACAAGCTAGGGGTGTGTTTTATAAAATGCCGGAGAAGGATTGTGTGTCGTGGAATGCGATGGTGGTTGGTTATGCGCATTGTGGGAGGTTTAGTGAGGCTTTGAGGTTTTATGGATGGATGAGAAGGGTTTGTGTTGGATATAATGAGTTTACGTTTGCTAGTGTTTTGATTGTTTGTGTGAAGTTGAAAGAGTTTGAACTTTGTAGACAGATTCATGGGCAGGTTGTAGTTGTTGGGTTTTTGTCGAATGTGGTTGTTTCTAGCTCAATTGTAGATGCTTATGCAAAATGTGGTAAAATGGAAGATGCTATGAGATTGTTTGATGATATGACTGTGAGGGATATTCCTGCTTGGACGACGTTAGTTTCAGGATATGCTTTATGTGGGGATATGGATTCAGCTGCTGAAATGTTTAGTCAGATGCCTAAGAAAAATACATATTCGTGGACGGCTTTGATCGGTGGATATGCGAGAAATGGTATGGCTCATAAAGCTCTTGGAGTGTTTAGAAAGATGATCATGCATCGAGTTAGGCCTGATGAATTTACATTCAGTAGTTGCCTTTTTGCTTGTGCCACTATTGCTTCACTGAAGCATGGTAAACAAATACATGCATTTTTGTTAAGGAACAACATCAGACCTAATCCTGTTGTTGTTAGTGCTGTTGTTGACATGTATGCAAAATGTGGAAGCATGGAGACTGCCAGGCGTATCTTTAATTTCACTGAACATATGCAAGATGTAGTGTTATGGAACACTATGATATCAGCACTGGCTCACTATGGCTATGGTAAAGAAGCAGTTTTGATGCTCAATGATATGCTGAAATCAGGAGTGAAGCCAAATAGGAATACTTTGGTTGCCATTCTAAATGCTTGTAGTCATTCCGGCCTTGTTTGTGATGGGCTTCAGTTTTTCAAGTCCATGACTAATGATCATGGTGTTATCCCAGACCTAGAACACTACGCACACCTAATTGATCTTTTGGGTCGAGCTGGATGTTTTGTTGAATCGATGAAGGATCTATTCATGATAGATTGTAAACCAGGTGACCATGTTTTGTATTCTTTGCTGTGTGTATGTAGACCGAATGGTAGTATAGGTGTCGGAAGAGAAGTAGCTGAATTCCTTATCAAATGGCAGCCTCACTCTTCTGCTGCTTATGGATTACTTTCCAGTATATATGCTGCACTTGTGACATGGGGATTGGTTGACGAAGCAAGACATATTATGGATGAGAGACGCCTTAGGCAAGATCGGTCTACTAGTTGGATCGAAATTGAAAATGAAGTCCATGCTTTCACCGTATCAGATGGATTGCACCCTTTGAAGGAAACATTATACTCAGCTTTGGGGCACTTAAATAACCAGATAGAGGACAATGCCCCATACCTAACTGAAACATAG
- the LOC25492801 gene encoding dirigent protein 23, translating to MKMSKQNVLVMILLISAILPPPIHSLNLKAGNWGETFQNKKQETETNLQFYFHDTLSGKNPSAIKVAEPVDKTKTYLTQFGNIMMADDPLTETSDPKSKLVGRAQGIYASSCQQEIGLLMSLSYSFVDGPYNGSTFALVGKNPAMNPVREMPVVGGTGLFRMARGYAIAKTHWVDITTGDAIVGYNVTLVHY from the coding sequence ATGAAAATGTCTAAGCAAAATGTGCTTGTGATGATACTTCTAATAAGTGCTATACTTCCACCACCAATTCATAGCTTGAATTTAAAAGCAGGGAATTGGGGTGAAACTTTCCAAAATAAGAAACAAGAAACAGAAACAAACCTTCAATTCTATTTCCATGACACACTAAGCGGAAAAAATCCTAGCGCGATCAAGGTGGCTGAACCTGTAGACAAGACCAAAACATACCTTACACAGTTCGGAAACATTATGATGGCCGATGATCCTTTAACCGAAACATCTGACCCGAAATCCAAGCTCGTGGGCCGAGCCCAAGGTATTTACGCGTCATCGTGTCAGCAAGAGATTGGGCTTCTTATGTCGTTGAGCTACTCCTTTGTTGATGGGCCGTATAATGGTAGCACATTTGCTCTTGTTGGAAAGAACCCTGCTATGAACCCGGTTCGTGAGATGCCTGTCGTTGGTGGTACCGGCCTTTTCCGTATGGCAAGGGGTTATGCCATTGCTAAGACACATTGGGTTGATATCACTACCGGTGATGCTATTGTTGGCTACAATGTCACCCTCGTTCATTATTAG